The following coding sequences are from one Vulpes vulpes isolate BD-2025 chromosome 12, VulVul3, whole genome shotgun sequence window:
- the TNFRSF18 gene encoding tumor necrosis factor receptor superfamily member 18 isoform X4, protein MGAWWAGPSNLPATWAAGAMGARRAGLCGVVLLCALGLGRPGAPSCGPGRLLRGAGTDARCCRRCAPGEAARVPLWRPPVQDLQAPHLPPWPGGTASCCSQFGYPTKFPGNKTHNAVCSPGLPPTEPRDPLTIVLLTVAACILVLSGTQLVLHIWQLRRHRRWPPETQLLLEARPPAEDTCSCQFPEEERGEQLSPDKGQLRDLWV, encoded by the exons ATGGGGGCGTGGTGGGCCGGCCCCTCAAATCTCCCGGCTACCTGGGCCGCGGGGGCCATGGGGGCGCGGCGCGCGGGGCTGTGCGGCGTCGTGCTGCTCTGCGCGCTGGGCCTGGGCCGCCCCGGGGCTCCGAGCTGCGGCCCAGGCCGCCTCCTGCGCGGAGCAGGGACAGATGCGCGCTGCTGTCGCCGGTGCGCCCCGGGTGAGGCGG CCAGGGTTCCACTGTGGAGACCCCCAGTGCAAGACCTGCAAGCACCACACTTGCCCCCCTGGCCAGGAGGTACGGCCTCATG CTGCTCTCAGTTTGGGTATCCTACCAAGTTCCCCGGGAACAAGACACACAAtgctgtctgcagcccagggctgccACCCACTGAGCCGCGTGATCCACTGACCATCGTGCTCCTCACCGTGGCCGCCTGCATCCTGGTCCTGAGTGGGACCCAGCTTGTCCTGCACATCTGGCAGCTGAGGAGGCATCGTAGGTGGCCGCCAG AGACCCAGCTGCTCCTGGAGGCACGGCCGCCAGCAGAGGACACCTGCAGCTGCCAGTTCCCTGAGGAAGAGCGGGGGGAGCAGCTGTCACCAGACAAAGGCCAGCTAAGGGACCTGTGGGTGTGA
- the TNFRSF18 gene encoding tumor necrosis factor receptor superfamily member 18 isoform X3, which produces MGAWWAGPSNLPATWAAGAMGARRAGLCGVVLLCALGLGRPGAPSCGPGRLLRGAGTDARCCRRCAPGEAGNFNFGFECVDCAAGTFSGGQEGRCKPWSDCSQFGYPTKFPGNKTHNAVCSPGLPPTEPRDPLTIVLLTVAACILVLSGTQLVLHIWQLRRHRRWPPETQLLLEARPPAEDTCSCQFPEEERGEQLSPDKGQLRDLWV; this is translated from the exons ATGGGGGCGTGGTGGGCCGGCCCCTCAAATCTCCCGGCTACCTGGGCCGCGGGGGCCATGGGGGCGCGGCGCGCGGGGCTGTGCGGCGTCGTGCTGCTCTGCGCGCTGGGCCTGGGCCGCCCCGGGGCTCCGAGCTGCGGCCCAGGCCGCCTCCTGCGCGGAGCAGGGACAGATGCGCGCTGCTGTCGCCGGTGCGCCCCGGGTGAGGCGG gGAATTTCAATTTTGGCTTTGAGTGTGTCGACTGTGCCGCAGGGACCTTCTCTGGAGGCCAAGAGGGTCGCTGCAAACCCTGGTCAGA CTGCTCTCAGTTTGGGTATCCTACCAAGTTCCCCGGGAACAAGACACACAAtgctgtctgcagcccagggctgccACCCACTGAGCCGCGTGATCCACTGACCATCGTGCTCCTCACCGTGGCCGCCTGCATCCTGGTCCTGAGTGGGACCCAGCTTGTCCTGCACATCTGGCAGCTGAGGAGGCATCGTAGGTGGCCGCCAG AGACCCAGCTGCTCCTGGAGGCACGGCCGCCAGCAGAGGACACCTGCAGCTGCCAGTTCCCTGAGGAAGAGCGGGGGGAGCAGCTGTCACCAGACAAAGGCCAGCTAAGGGACCTGTGGGTGTGA
- the SDF4 gene encoding 45 kDa calcium-binding protein, which yields MAFRQAPLCGLAPHCLWLLGVILLMDVSARPANHSSARERAGTKDEPEILPPDHLNGVKLEMDGHLNKDFHQEVFLGKDMDGFEEDAEPRRSRRKLMVIFSKVDVNTDRKISAKEMQHWIMEKTAEHFQEAIEESKVHFHAVDPDGDGRVSWDEYKVKFLVSKGHNEREIAEKIKNGEELKVDEETQEVLENLKDRWYQADNPPSDLLLTEDEFLSFLHPEHSRGMLKFMVKEIVRDLDQDGDKQLSLPEFISLPVGTVENQQGQDIDDSWVRDRKKEFEELIDANHDGIVTMAELEDYMDPMNEYNALNEAKQMIAIADENQNHHLEPEEVLKYSEFFTGSKLMDYARNVHEEF from the exons ATGGCATTCAGGCAGGCTCCCCTCTGCGGCCTGGCTCCTCACTGCCTATGGCTCTTGGGGGTCATCCTTTTGATGGATGTGTCTGCCCGGCCTGCCAACCACTCATCTGCTCGGGAGAGAGCAGGCACCAAGGATGAGCCTGAGATCCTACCCCCGGATCACCTGAATGGGGTGAAGCTGGAGATGGATGGACACCTCAACAAGGACTTCCACCAGGAGGTCTTCCTGGGGAAGGACATGGACGGGTTTGAGGAGGATGCAGAGCCACGGAGGAGCAGGCGGAAGCTGATGGTCATCTTTTCTAA GGTTGATGTGAATACTGACCGGAAGATCAGCGCCAAGGAGATGCAGCACTGGATCATGGAGAAAACGGCAGAGCACTTCCAGGAGGCCATCGAGGAGAGCAAGGTGCACTTCCATGCTGTGGACCCTGATGGCGACG GGCGTGTGTCATGGGACGAGTATAAGGTGAAGTTTTTGGTGAGCAAAGGCCACAATGAGCGAGAAATTGCGGAGAAGATAAAGAATGGGGAGGAGCTGAAAGTCGACGAGGAGA CACAGGAAGTCCTAGAGAACCTGAAGGATCGCTGGTATCAGGCGGACAACCCCCCTTCAGACCTGCTTCTGACGGAGGATGAATTCCTGTCGTTTCTGCACCCTGAGCACAGCCGTGGCATGCTCAAGTTCATGGTCAAAGAGATTGTCCGGGACCTGG ACCAGGACGGTGACAAGCAGCTCTCACTGCCTGAGTTCATCTCTCTGCCCGTGGGCACGGTAGAGAATCAGCAGGGCCAGGACATTGATGACAGTTGGGTCAGAGACCGAAAAAAAGAGTTTGAGGAATTGATCGACGCCAACCATGACGGGATCGTGACCATGGCGGAACTGGAG GACTACATGGACCCCATGAACGAGTATAATGCCCTAAACGAGGCCAAGCAGATGATCGCCATCGCCGATGAGAACCAGAACCACCACCTAGAGCCTGAGGAGGTCCTCAAGTACAGCGAGTTCTTCACGGGCAGCAAACTGATGGACTATGCCCGGAATGTGCATGAGGAGTTCTGA
- the TNFRSF18 gene encoding tumor necrosis factor receptor superfamily member 18 isoform X2, whose protein sequence is MGAWWAGPSNLPATWAAGAMGARRAGLCGVVLLCALGLGRPGAPSCGPGRLLRGAGTDARCCRRCAPAEKVCPELDCTCVQPGFHCGDPQCKTCKHHTCPPGQEVRPHGNFNFGFECVDCAAGTFSGGQEGRCKPWSDCSQFGYPTKFPGNKTHNAVCSPGLPPTEPRDPLTIVLLTVAACILVLSGTQLVLHIWQLRRHRRWPPETQLLLEARPPAEDTCSCQFPEEERGEQLSPDKGQLRDLWV, encoded by the exons ATGGGGGCGTGGTGGGCCGGCCCCTCAAATCTCCCGGCTACCTGGGCCGCGGGGGCCATGGGGGCGCGGCGCGCGGGGCTGTGCGGCGTCGTGCTGCTCTGCGCGCTGGGCCTGGGCCGCCCCGGGGCTCCGAGCTGCGGCCCAGGCCGCCTCCTGCGCGGAGCAGGGACAGATGCGCGCTGCTGTCGCCGGTGCGCCCCGG CTGAGAAGGTTTGTCCTGAGCTGGACTGCACGTGTGTCCAGCCAGGGTTCCACTGTGGAGACCCCCAGTGCAAGACCTGCAAGCACCACACTTGCCCCCCTGGCCAGGAGGTACGGCCTCATG gGAATTTCAATTTTGGCTTTGAGTGTGTCGACTGTGCCGCAGGGACCTTCTCTGGAGGCCAAGAGGGTCGCTGCAAACCCTGGTCAGA CTGCTCTCAGTTTGGGTATCCTACCAAGTTCCCCGGGAACAAGACACACAAtgctgtctgcagcccagggctgccACCCACTGAGCCGCGTGATCCACTGACCATCGTGCTCCTCACCGTGGCCGCCTGCATCCTGGTCCTGAGTGGGACCCAGCTTGTCCTGCACATCTGGCAGCTGAGGAGGCATCGTAGGTGGCCGCCAG AGACCCAGCTGCTCCTGGAGGCACGGCCGCCAGCAGAGGACACCTGCAGCTGCCAGTTCCCTGAGGAAGAGCGGGGGGAGCAGCTGTCACCAGACAAAGGCCAGCTAAGGGACCTGTGGGTGTGA
- the TNFRSF4 gene encoding tumor necrosis factor receptor superfamily member 4 isoform X2: MRMFVESLRLSGPHSALLLLGLVLGAVAQHNCVGNTYPKGGRCCNDCPPGYGMESRCSGNHDTKCHQCPSGFYNEATNYEPCKPCTQCNQRSGSEPKRRCTPTQDTICSCKPGTEPRDGYKRGVDCAPCPPGHFSPGDDQACKPWTNCTLMGRRTMQPASKSSDAVCEDRSLPATLPWETQSPLTRPPTPQPTMAWPRTSQGPFTPPTEPPRGGNSFRTPIQEEHADANSTLAKI, encoded by the exons ATGAGGATGTTCGTGGAGTCCCTGCGGCTCAGCGGTCCTCACTCAGCCCTCCTGCTCCTGGGGCTTGTGCTGGGTGCCGTAGCTCAGCACAACTGTGTCGGGAACACCTACCCCAAAGGCGGCAGGTGCTGCAATGACTGCCCACCAG GTTATGGAATGGAGAGCCGCTGCAGTGGCAACCACGACACCAAATGTCATCAGTGTCCGTCTGGCTTCTACAATGAGGCTACAAATTACGAACCCTGCAAGCCCTGCACTCAGTGCAATCAGA GAAGTGGGAGTGAACCCAAGAGGAGATGCACACCCACGCAGGACACCATCTGCAGCTGTAAGCCAGGCACAGAGCCCCGGGACGGCTACAAGCGTGGAGTCG ACTGTGCCCCATGCCCACCCGGACACTTCTCCCCAGGGGATGACCAGGCCTGCAAGCCCTGGACCAA CTGTACCTTGATGGGAAGGCGTACAATGCAGCCGGCCAGCAAGAGCTCGGACGCTGTCTGTGAGGACAGGAGCCTCCCCGCCACACTGCCATGGGAGACCCAGAGCCCCCTGACCCGGCCCCCTACCCCCCAGCCCACTATGGCCTGGCCCAGGACCTCGCAGGGGCCCTTCACACCCCCTACGGAGCCCCCCAGGG gTGGAAATAGCTTCCGGACCCCCATCCAAGAGGAACATGCTGACGCTAACTCCACCCTGGCCAAGATCTGA
- the TNFRSF4 gene encoding tumor necrosis factor receptor superfamily member 4 isoform X1 encodes MRMFVESLRLSGPHSALLLLGLVLGAVAQHNCVGNTYPKGGRCCNDCPPGYGMESRCSGNHDTKCHQCPSGFYNEATNYEPCKPCTQCNQRSGSEPKRRCTPTQDTICSCKPGTEPRDGYKRGVDCAPCPPGHFSPGDDQACKPWTNCTLMGRRTMQPASKSSDAVCEDRSLPATLPWETQSPLTRPPTPQPTMAWPRTSQGPFTPPTEPPRGPQLAAVLGLGLGLLAPVAAALALLLHHRAWRLPPGGNSFRTPIQEEHADANSTLAKI; translated from the exons ATGAGGATGTTCGTGGAGTCCCTGCGGCTCAGCGGTCCTCACTCAGCCCTCCTGCTCCTGGGGCTTGTGCTGGGTGCCGTAGCTCAGCACAACTGTGTCGGGAACACCTACCCCAAAGGCGGCAGGTGCTGCAATGACTGCCCACCAG GTTATGGAATGGAGAGCCGCTGCAGTGGCAACCACGACACCAAATGTCATCAGTGTCCGTCTGGCTTCTACAATGAGGCTACAAATTACGAACCCTGCAAGCCCTGCACTCAGTGCAATCAGA GAAGTGGGAGTGAACCCAAGAGGAGATGCACACCCACGCAGGACACCATCTGCAGCTGTAAGCCAGGCACAGAGCCCCGGGACGGCTACAAGCGTGGAGTCG ACTGTGCCCCATGCCCACCCGGACACTTCTCCCCAGGGGATGACCAGGCCTGCAAGCCCTGGACCAA CTGTACCTTGATGGGAAGGCGTACAATGCAGCCGGCCAGCAAGAGCTCGGACGCTGTCTGTGAGGACAGGAGCCTCCCCGCCACACTGCCATGGGAGACCCAGAGCCCCCTGACCCGGCCCCCTACCCCCCAGCCCACTATGGCCTGGCCCAGGACCTCGCAGGGGCCCTTCACACCCCCTACGGAGCCCCCCAGGG GCCCCCAGCTGGCTGCTGTCCTGGGCTTGGGCCTAGGCTTGTTGGCCCCCGTGGCAGCCGCACTGGCCTTGCTCCTGCACCACAGAGCCTGGCGGCTGCCCCCCG gTGGAAATAGCTTCCGGACCCCCATCCAAGAGGAACATGCTGACGCTAACTCCACCCTGGCCAAGATCTGA
- the TNFRSF18 gene encoding tumor necrosis factor receptor superfamily member 18 isoform X1 yields MGARRAGLCGVVLLCALGLGRPGAPSCGPGRLLRGAGTDARCCRRCAPGEAAEKVCPELDCTCVQPGFHCGDPQCKTCKHHTCPPGQEVRPHGNFNFGFECVDCAAGTFSGGQEGRCKPWSDCSQFGYPTKFPGNKTHNAVCSPGLPPTEPRDPLTIVLLTVAACILVLSGTQLVLHIWQLRRHRRWPPETQLLLEARPPAEDTCSCQFPEEERGEQLSPDKGQLRDLWV; encoded by the exons ATGGGGGCGCGGCGCGCGGGGCTGTGCGGCGTCGTGCTGCTCTGCGCGCTGGGCCTGGGCCGCCCCGGGGCTCCGAGCTGCGGCCCAGGCCGCCTCCTGCGCGGAGCAGGGACAGATGCGCGCTGCTGTCGCCGGTGCGCCCCGGGTGAGGCGG CTGAGAAGGTTTGTCCTGAGCTGGACTGCACGTGTGTCCAGCCAGGGTTCCACTGTGGAGACCCCCAGTGCAAGACCTGCAAGCACCACACTTGCCCCCCTGGCCAGGAGGTACGGCCTCATG gGAATTTCAATTTTGGCTTTGAGTGTGTCGACTGTGCCGCAGGGACCTTCTCTGGAGGCCAAGAGGGTCGCTGCAAACCCTGGTCAGA CTGCTCTCAGTTTGGGTATCCTACCAAGTTCCCCGGGAACAAGACACACAAtgctgtctgcagcccagggctgccACCCACTGAGCCGCGTGATCCACTGACCATCGTGCTCCTCACCGTGGCCGCCTGCATCCTGGTCCTGAGTGGGACCCAGCTTGTCCTGCACATCTGGCAGCTGAGGAGGCATCGTAGGTGGCCGCCAG AGACCCAGCTGCTCCTGGAGGCACGGCCGCCAGCAGAGGACACCTGCAGCTGCCAGTTCCCTGAGGAAGAGCGGGGGGAGCAGCTGTCACCAGACAAAGGCCAGCTAAGGGACCTGTGGGTGTGA